From a single Polynucleobacter asymbioticus QLW-P1DMWA-1 genomic region:
- a CDS encoding RNA pyrophosphohydrolase, with protein sequence MLDREGYRPNVGIVLLNSRNEVFWGKRVGQHSWQFPQGGIQHGESPEQAMYRELHEEVGLLPEHVQIIGRTRDWLRYDVPEEYLRRQHATRVHRAAYRGQKQIWFLLRLVGLDSDIQLRASEHPEFDAWRWVPFWIQLDAVIGFKREVYELALSELARYLSRGVRMHQLAWGSPLDLLQSFYSKGEEGSPESSKTDKSK encoded by the coding sequence ATGCTTGACCGTGAAGGGTATAGACCCAATGTCGGCATTGTCCTCCTTAACAGCCGCAACGAGGTTTTCTGGGGAAAACGCGTTGGGCAGCATTCGTGGCAGTTCCCGCAGGGCGGGATTCAGCATGGCGAGAGCCCTGAACAGGCGATGTACCGCGAATTGCATGAAGAGGTTGGCTTGCTGCCGGAACATGTCCAGATTATTGGACGAACCAGGGACTGGTTACGCTATGACGTCCCTGAGGAATATTTACGCCGTCAACACGCCACTCGCGTTCATCGAGCCGCCTATCGGGGTCAAAAACAAATTTGGTTCCTCCTACGCTTAGTGGGACTGGATAGTGACATCCAGTTGCGAGCTTCAGAGCACCCAGAATTTGATGCTTGGCGCTGGGTTCCTTTCTGGATTCAATTGGATGCAGTTATTGGCTTTAAGCGCGAAGTCTATGAACTTGCACTGTCAGAACTAGCGCGTTACCTTTCAAGAGGGGTACGCATGCACCAATTGGCCTGGGGTTCGCCTTTAGACTTACTTCAATCTTTTTACTCAAAAGGCGAAGAGGGCTCCCCCGAATCTTCCAAAACGGATAAATCAAAATAA
- a CDS encoding cytochrome C assembly family protein: MDILGHSSYGLLPAVLYFFLLLFLSLSSRNKAVSPLSGILVQAFIFVVLLIHGLQLHDSVFTPQGFVFGFAQDLSLIAWVGLAFYWFQSWFLPISSLRWLVILFALACSLLPNLFPGTLISPKAVSDPWFKGHFIVATIAVGLLSLAAIHAMLMSVQDRALHRQLAIAPNGRIAHWLEDLPPLMTMESLLFNLLYVGFALLSLTVFSGLLFSQTLFGKPLVFDHKTIFALISWFLFAGLLLARWRVGLRGRAAVRWVLSAYTALLLAYVGSRFVLEVILQRV; this comes from the coding sequence ATGGATATTTTAGGTCACTCAAGTTACGGATTACTCCCAGCCGTACTTTATTTCTTTCTTTTGTTATTTTTGAGCCTGAGCTCAAGGAATAAGGCGGTCTCTCCGCTCTCGGGGATATTGGTTCAGGCCTTTATTTTCGTAGTTTTGCTGATTCATGGGCTGCAATTACACGATTCCGTATTTACTCCACAAGGCTTTGTATTTGGTTTTGCTCAAGATTTATCCCTGATTGCTTGGGTTGGTCTGGCTTTCTATTGGTTCCAGTCTTGGTTTTTGCCAATCTCGAGCTTACGCTGGCTCGTCATCTTATTTGCCTTGGCGTGCTCACTTTTGCCAAATTTATTTCCTGGAACATTAATTTCACCAAAAGCAGTTTCGGATCCGTGGTTTAAGGGGCATTTCATTGTTGCCACGATTGCGGTAGGTTTGCTGAGCTTGGCAGCCATTCATGCCATGTTGATGAGTGTGCAAGACCGCGCCTTACATCGTCAGTTAGCAATTGCCCCAAATGGCCGAATTGCCCATTGGTTAGAAGACTTGCCACCATTAATGACTATGGAAAGTCTTTTGTTTAATTTGCTTTATGTGGGCTTTGCCCTTTTGAGCTTGACAGTTTTTTCTGGCTTACTCTTCTCCCAAACCTTATTTGGTAAGCCATTGGTCTTTGATCACAAAACAATTTTTGCGCTGATCTCTTGGTTTTTATTTGCCGGTTTACTCTTGGCCCGCTGGCGTGTGGGGTTACGGGGAAGGGCAGCTGTCCGCTGGGTACTGAGCGCATACACTGCCTTACTCTTGGCTTATGTTGGAAGCCGCTTTGTACTGGAAGTCATTCTTCAGAGAGTATGA
- a CDS encoding polyprenyl synthetase family protein, translated as MTSTVKTNELSQILAPISLEFKGLDEVIRLRLASKVALIDQISTYIIQAGGKRVRPALLMLVAKALANGKESAHTLEMAAVVEFIHTATLLHDDVVDESTLRRGRETANAAFGNAASVLVGDFLYSRAFQMMVAPNDLRVMQILSDATNTIAEGEVLQLLNMNDPEVDEASYLQVIRYKTAKLFEASTELGAILASATDSQREQAAAFGRHIGTAFQLMDDLLDYTANAAQMGKNAGDDLREGKPTLPLIYLLENGSNEERLLVRAAIEQNQDLPEDVFAQILGAVQSSGALDYTQAVAKREADLALDCISEFPSNEATTALRDLCTYSLARQT; from the coding sequence ATGACGAGCACTGTCAAAACCAATGAACTAAGCCAAATCTTAGCCCCAATTTCCTTAGAATTCAAGGGGTTAGATGAGGTTATTCGCCTTAGGCTAGCGTCAAAAGTCGCCCTCATTGACCAAATCTCCACATATATCATCCAGGCGGGCGGAAAGCGGGTTAGGCCGGCCCTCCTCATGCTGGTAGCCAAGGCTCTAGCCAATGGCAAAGAATCTGCACACACTTTAGAGATGGCGGCGGTAGTCGAGTTCATCCATACCGCCACCCTTCTGCACGATGACGTAGTTGATGAATCTACCCTCAGAAGAGGTCGAGAAACTGCCAATGCCGCCTTCGGTAATGCAGCAAGCGTTTTAGTGGGCGATTTTTTATACTCCAGAGCCTTCCAGATGATGGTTGCTCCAAATGACCTGAGAGTCATGCAAATTCTTTCGGATGCTACCAACACGATTGCTGAAGGCGAAGTCTTGCAGCTCTTGAATATGAATGACCCAGAAGTAGATGAAGCCAGCTACCTACAAGTCATTCGCTATAAAACTGCCAAATTATTTGAGGCCTCTACTGAGCTTGGCGCGATATTAGCCAGCGCGACAGATAGCCAACGTGAACAGGCCGCTGCATTTGGTCGTCATATTGGCACAGCATTTCAGCTCATGGATGATTTGCTGGATTACACCGCCAATGCTGCTCAAATGGGTAAAAACGCTGGCGATGATCTACGTGAAGGTAAGCCAACGCTTCCGTTAATTTATTTATTGGAAAACGGTAGCAATGAAGAGCGTCTTTTAGTACGCGCTGCCATTGAACAAAATCAAGATTTACCAGAAGACGTGTTCGCTCAAATTTTAGGTGCTGTACAAAGTTCCGGCGCCCTCGACTACACGCAGGCCGTCGCAAAACGAGAAGCTGATTTAGCGTTAGATTGCATAAGTGAATTTCCAAGCAATGAGGCTACTACGGCATTGCGTGACTTGTGCACCTACTCCCTCGCGCGACAAACCTGA
- the cgtA gene encoding Obg family GTPase CgtA gives MKFIDEARIEVIAGQGGSGSASMRREKFIEFGGPDGGDGGKGGSVWATADRNINTLIDYRYAKTHTAKNGEPGRGADCYGRAGDDIELRMPVGTIISDYETGEPIADLTTHGERLCLAQGGVGGWGNIHFKSSTNRAPRQKTNGKEGERRKLKLELKVLADVGLLGMPNAGKSTLITAVSNARPKIADYPFTTLHPNLGVVRVGNERSFVIADIPGLIEGAAEGAGLGHRFLRHLQRTGVLLHLVDIAPFDENIDPVADAVAIVNELRKYDEALVEKPRWLVLNKVDMIPEEDRKKVVADFIKRFKWKGPVFEISALTGLGCDKLCYALQDYLDSVRRDRDDAEERAADPRYQDQAADKSPD, from the coding sequence ATGAAATTTATAGACGAAGCACGCATTGAAGTTATAGCCGGCCAGGGTGGCTCCGGGAGCGCATCTATGCGCCGCGAAAAGTTTATTGAATTTGGCGGACCCGATGGTGGTGACGGTGGCAAAGGTGGAAGTGTTTGGGCTACTGCTGACCGCAATATCAATACTTTAATTGACTATCGTTACGCAAAAACCCATACCGCCAAAAATGGTGAGCCTGGGCGTGGCGCTGACTGTTATGGTCGCGCAGGTGATGACATTGAATTACGTATGCCCGTTGGCACGATTATTTCCGATTACGAAACTGGTGAGCCTATTGCCGACTTAACTACGCATGGTGAGCGCTTATGTTTGGCGCAAGGCGGAGTAGGCGGTTGGGGAAATATTCACTTTAAGAGCAGTACCAATAGGGCGCCACGTCAGAAGACGAATGGCAAAGAAGGTGAACGTCGCAAGCTCAAGCTTGAGTTGAAGGTATTAGCGGACGTTGGTTTATTGGGAATGCCTAATGCGGGTAAATCTACTTTGATTACTGCGGTTTCAAATGCGCGTCCAAAAATTGCTGACTATCCCTTTACTACATTGCACCCGAATTTAGGTGTGGTTCGCGTAGGTAATGAGCGTAGTTTTGTGATTGCGGATATTCCAGGTTTAATTGAAGGTGCAGCTGAAGGTGCGGGCCTAGGACATCGCTTTTTACGCCATTTGCAGCGTACAGGTGTGTTGCTTCATTTGGTAGATATCGCCCCATTTGATGAGAATATTGATCCTGTAGCCGATGCTGTTGCTATCGTCAACGAATTGCGCAAATACGATGAAGCACTGGTTGAAAAGCCACGTTGGTTGGTGCTCAATAAGGTCGACATGATTCCTGAAGAGGATCGCAAGAAGGTGGTTGCGGACTTCATCAAGCGCTTTAAGTGGAAAGGCCCCGTCTTTGAGATATCTGCATTAACCGGGCTTGGATGCGATAAGCTTTGTTATGCACTACAAGATTATTTAGATTCTGTGCGTCGCGATCGTGATGATGCTGAGGAGCGCGCTGCAGATCCTCGTTATCAAGATCAGGCGGCTGATAAGTCACCAGATTAA
- a CDS encoding CNP1-like family protein: MALAATLIACAGDPMESGMDPFAPMVFKEGSTKMPESPPNKSSLLSFYVSPSTIFKFSVDTQSISIGADGVTRYIVVITNPSGEEQAQYEGIRCDSYQWKLYGNFENGQWKENPLAEWRDIKMKVANRYQAALAQGAFCNFNSQEQSMNTVMKSLNPNSFTGGTKPSNSNGVIIGY; this comes from the coding sequence ATGGCATTGGCTGCAACATTAATTGCCTGTGCTGGTGACCCAATGGAAAGTGGAATGGATCCATTTGCGCCAATGGTGTTTAAAGAAGGTAGTACGAAAATGCCTGAGAGTCCGCCCAATAAATCTAGCTTACTTTCCTTTTACGTATCCCCTTCAACCATCTTCAAATTCTCGGTTGATACGCAATCGATCTCGATTGGGGCAGATGGTGTGACACGTTACATCGTCGTTATCACCAACCCTAGTGGTGAAGAGCAAGCTCAGTATGAGGGCATCCGTTGTGATTCATACCAATGGAAACTGTATGGAAATTTTGAGAATGGTCAGTGGAAAGAAAATCCATTGGCCGAGTGGAGAGATATCAAAATGAAAGTGGCAAATCGCTACCAAGCAGCGTTAGCGCAAGGTGCATTCTGTAATTTTAATAGTCAAGAGCAGAGCATGAACACGGTGATGAAGTCCCTCAACCCCAATTCTTTTACTGGCGGTACAAAGCCCAGCAATTCAAACGGGGTAATTATTGGCTACTAA
- the rpmA gene encoding 50S ribosomal protein L27, whose amino-acid sequence MAQKKGGGSTRNGRDSESKRLGVKVFGGEHINAGSIIIRQRGTRVHPGANVGIGKDHTLFALIDGQVEFGVKGALKKAQVSVLPRS is encoded by the coding sequence ATGGCACAGAAAAAAGGCGGCGGTTCAACACGAAATGGCCGCGACTCAGAATCGAAACGCTTAGGCGTTAAGGTATTTGGCGGCGAGCATATTAATGCTGGCAGCATCATCATTCGTCAACGTGGTACACGTGTTCATCCGGGCGCTAACGTTGGTATTGGTAAGGATCACACTTTGTTTGCCTTAATTGACGGTCAAGTGGAATTCGGCGTTAAGGGTGCTTTGAAGAAGGCCCAGGTTTCAGTTCTGCCTCGTTCATAA
- a CDS encoding proline--tRNA ligase, giving the protein MKASQSFLATLKEAPSDAEVVSHKLMVRAGLIRKISAGIYNYLPLGLKVIRKVENIIREEMNRAGAIELLMPMIQPAELWQETGRWEKMGPELLRIKDRHDRDFLIQPTSEEVITDLARNEIRSYKQLPVNFYQIQTKFRDERRPRFGIMRGREFSMKDAYSFDRDTEGLKKSYQTMFEAYTQIFKRMGLEFRAVTADNGAIGGSGSQEFHVIADTGEDAIVYCPSSDYAANLEAAESLALNATRGAATQTMAKVPTPDKTNCADVAKLLNLPLEQTVKSLLFAADQESGPAKLFMLLVRGDHELNEVKASKVPGMTESRFATETEIKQACNAPAGYLGPVGVSAEVTIVADRTVANMADFVCGANDAGHHLTGVNWGRDLPEPLVLDIRNAVIGDPSPDGKGVVDICRGIEVGHVFQLGTRYSEAMGCTYLDQQGKAQPMVMGCYGIGVTRLLGAAIEQGHDERGIIWPISMAPVEVVICPMGYEKSEPVKAACDQLHDELVAAGIDVILDDRNERPGAMFADWELIGAPFRVVIGDRGLADSQVEFKGRTDADSQNIPLAQIKEKVISAVQAAKNAVA; this is encoded by the coding sequence ATGAAAGCTTCACAATCATTTCTCGCCACGCTAAAAGAAGCCCCCTCTGACGCTGAGGTGGTTTCGCATAAGCTCATGGTTCGGGCAGGCCTGATTCGCAAAATCAGCGCAGGTATCTATAACTATCTGCCGCTCGGATTAAAGGTTATTCGTAAAGTAGAAAATATTATTCGCGAGGAGATGAATCGCGCTGGCGCAATCGAGCTATTGATGCCGATGATTCAACCTGCTGAATTGTGGCAAGAGACTGGTCGCTGGGAAAAGATGGGGCCAGAATTACTGCGCATTAAAGATCGCCATGACCGTGATTTTTTAATTCAACCGACCTCTGAAGAGGTAATCACCGATTTGGCTCGTAATGAGATCAGAAGCTACAAGCAGCTCCCAGTGAATTTTTACCAAATTCAAACGAAGTTCCGGGATGAACGCCGCCCACGTTTTGGGATCATGCGTGGTCGTGAGTTCAGTATGAAAGATGCTTACTCTTTTGACCGTGATACCGAGGGCTTGAAAAAATCCTATCAAACCATGTTTGAGGCATACACCCAGATCTTTAAGCGTATGGGGCTTGAGTTCCGTGCGGTCACCGCAGATAACGGTGCCATTGGTGGCTCTGGCAGTCAAGAGTTTCACGTCATTGCAGATACTGGTGAAGATGCCATTGTGTATTGCCCAAGTTCTGATTACGCAGCCAATCTTGAGGCTGCAGAGTCACTGGCCTTGAACGCTACACGTGGTGCCGCCACTCAGACAATGGCGAAGGTTCCAACCCCTGATAAGACAAATTGTGCAGATGTAGCTAAGCTACTTAATCTGCCGTTAGAGCAAACCGTTAAATCGCTATTGTTTGCTGCAGATCAAGAGTCTGGACCAGCTAAGTTGTTCATGCTTCTTGTGCGTGGTGATCATGAATTAAATGAAGTAAAGGCTAGCAAAGTTCCTGGCATGACGGAATCTCGTTTTGCCACTGAGACTGAAATCAAGCAGGCTTGTAATGCACCTGCAGGTTACTTAGGTCCTGTTGGTGTGAGTGCTGAAGTGACAATTGTTGCTGACCGTACTGTTGCCAATATGGCTGACTTTGTTTGCGGTGCTAATGATGCAGGCCATCACCTGACCGGCGTGAACTGGGGGCGCGATTTACCTGAGCCTCTGGTGCTCGACATTCGTAATGCCGTGATTGGCGATCCTTCTCCCGATGGAAAAGGTGTGGTGGATATCTGTCGCGGTATTGAAGTGGGCCATGTATTCCAATTGGGCACCCGTTATTCAGAAGCAATGGGTTGTACCTATTTGGATCAACAAGGTAAAGCCCAGCCAATGGTGATGGGTTGCTATGGGATTGGCGTTACACGCTTACTAGGCGCAGCGATTGAGCAAGGTCATGATGAGCGCGGGATTATTTGGCCGATCTCTATGGCTCCGGTTGAAGTTGTGATTTGTCCAATGGGTTACGAAAAATCAGAGCCAGTGAAGGCAGCATGCGATCAATTGCATGATGAGCTTGTTGCTGCTGGTATCGATGTGATTCTGGATGATAGAAATGAACGACCAGGGGCGATGTTTGCTGATTGGGAGTTGATCGGCGCGCCATTCCGTGTAGTTATTGGGGACCGGGGTTTAGCTGATTCACAGGTTGAGTTCAAAGGCCGGACAGATGCGGATTCACAAAATATTCCTTTGGCGCAAATCAAGGAAAAAGTGATTTCAGCTGTTCAAGCTGCAAAAAACGCAGTCGCATAA
- the ampD gene encoding 1,6-anhydro-N-acetylmuramyl-L-alanine amidase AmpD, with translation MFKWLIIGVGAYLFYRWFKGKQTPKTPANPDSVKAARTLEPELMVQCQHCKVHLPKADAIANEQRFYCSAEHLHSLDEQGWLGFAQWRESPNQDARPENIEPDLLVIHHISLPPGEFKAQDSSQYIIDFFQNRLDPNRHPYFAEIEGQKVSSHFLITRSGRLIQFVSTKHKAWHAGLSSFLGREKCNDFSIGIELEGDGETPFEEIQYKVLSETVGKLSATYPSLQFAGHSDIAPERKTDPGISFDWKRFQKETGLSLDKLPFGLASR, from the coding sequence TTGTTTAAATGGCTCATCATCGGCGTAGGCGCCTACCTTTTTTATCGGTGGTTTAAGGGTAAACAAACCCCTAAAACCCCTGCTAATCCTGATTCTGTAAAGGCTGCCCGTACTCTAGAGCCTGAGTTAATGGTGCAGTGTCAGCATTGCAAGGTACATCTTCCTAAAGCAGATGCCATTGCCAACGAGCAGCGTTTCTATTGCTCGGCTGAGCATCTTCACAGCTTAGATGAGCAAGGTTGGTTAGGCTTTGCCCAATGGCGTGAATCACCTAATCAAGATGCGCGACCAGAAAATATTGAGCCCGATCTCCTGGTAATTCATCACATTAGTTTGCCTCCGGGTGAATTTAAAGCCCAAGACTCTAGCCAATACATTATTGATTTTTTCCAAAATAGGCTTGATCCCAACAGACATCCTTATTTTGCTGAGATCGAGGGGCAAAAAGTCTCCAGCCATTTTTTGATTACGCGCTCTGGACGTTTGATTCAGTTTGTTTCTACGAAACACAAGGCTTGGCATGCTGGACTGTCTTCCTTTTTGGGGAGAGAAAAGTGCAATGATTTTTCAATTGGTATTGAGCTAGAGGGTGATGGTGAGACTCCATTTGAAGAGATTCAATACAAGGTATTGTCAGAAACAGTTGGAAAATTAAGCGCCACTTATCCAAGCTTGCAGTTCGCAGGACATAGCGATATTGCTCCCGAAAGAAAAACGGATCCGGGAATCTCTTTCGACTGGAAAAGGTTCCAAAAAGAGACAGGACTTTCCCTAGATAAACTACCTTTTGGGCTTGCATCCCGGTAA
- the rplU gene encoding 50S ribosomal protein L21 — translation MYAVIKTGGKQYKVAAGEKLKIEQIPAEIGSEITLDQVLAVGEGASLKLGDPLVNGAAVMATVVSQGRHDKVTIFKMRRRKHYQKHQGHRQNFTEILINTIKA, via the coding sequence ATGTACGCGGTCATAAAAACCGGTGGCAAACAGTATAAAGTTGCTGCAGGCGAAAAATTGAAAATAGAACAGATACCAGCGGAAATCGGCAGCGAAATCACTCTTGACCAAGTCCTCGCCGTAGGCGAAGGCGCTTCACTGAAATTAGGTGATCCATTGGTTAATGGTGCAGCTGTGATGGCCACTGTCGTCTCCCAGGGACGTCACGATAAAGTGACAATCTTTAAGATGCGCCGTCGCAAGCATTATCAAAAGCACCAAGGCCATCGTCAGAATTTCACTGAAATTTTGATCAACACGATTAAAGCCTAA
- the ffh gene encoding signal recognition particle protein, with protein MLENLTDRLSRVVKTMRGQARLTEDNTAEMLREIRLALLEADVALPVVKSLLEQIKFKALGEEVVGSLSPGQALVGVVQRELAQVMMGDTNQSGELNLATQPPAVILMAGLQGAGKTTSVGKLAKWLQEKKKKKVLTVSCDVYRPAAIEQLETVTKQVGAEFFPSNVNQKPNDIATAALDWARRHYFDVVIVDTAGRLGIDEALMQEIKTLHASLNPIETLFVVDAMLGQDAVNTAKAFHEALPLTGVILTKLDGDSRGGAALSVRQVTGVPLKFIGVAEKMDGLEAFDAERMANRILGMGDILALVEQAQQHVDVAKAEKLANKISKGGFDLEDFRDQLMQMQKMGGMASLMDKLPSQMAQAASKTNMNAADKQTKRMRGIIDSMTPRERTKPELLKASRKRRIAAGAGVEVQEVNRLLAQFEQMQTMMKQFKGGKMARTMAAMAAKGAAKGIGGLFKK; from the coding sequence ATGCTAGAAAACCTCACCGATCGTCTATCTCGCGTTGTTAAAACAATGCGGGGTCAAGCTCGCCTCACCGAAGACAACACTGCAGAGATGCTGCGGGAGATCCGACTCGCCCTCTTAGAGGCTGACGTAGCCCTGCCAGTAGTTAAATCCCTGTTAGAGCAAATTAAATTTAAAGCTCTTGGTGAAGAGGTGGTTGGAAGCTTAAGCCCAGGGCAGGCGCTAGTAGGGGTTGTACAGCGCGAACTCGCCCAAGTCATGATGGGCGACACCAATCAAAGTGGTGAACTCAATTTAGCTACCCAGCCACCAGCAGTCATTTTGATGGCTGGTTTGCAGGGCGCAGGTAAAACTACCTCAGTTGGAAAGCTAGCCAAATGGCTGCAAGAGAAAAAGAAAAAGAAAGTTCTCACTGTTTCTTGTGACGTATATCGTCCAGCAGCGATTGAGCAGTTAGAAACGGTCACTAAACAGGTTGGCGCTGAATTTTTCCCAAGTAACGTCAATCAAAAACCAAACGATATAGCGACTGCCGCTCTTGATTGGGCGCGACGCCATTATTTTGATGTGGTGATTGTCGATACCGCAGGTCGCCTAGGTATTGATGAAGCACTCATGCAAGAGATTAAAACCTTGCATGCCAGCTTAAACCCCATTGAGACATTATTTGTTGTTGATGCCATGCTTGGTCAAGATGCGGTCAACACTGCCAAAGCCTTCCATGAAGCATTACCACTTACTGGCGTGATCTTGACCAAGTTGGATGGCGATTCACGCGGTGGCGCGGCGCTTTCTGTTCGACAAGTGACTGGTGTGCCCCTCAAATTTATCGGTGTTGCCGAAAAGATGGATGGCCTAGAGGCGTTTGATGCTGAGCGTATGGCCAATCGCATTTTGGGCATGGGTGACATCCTCGCTTTAGTCGAACAAGCCCAACAACACGTTGATGTAGCCAAGGCAGAGAAGTTGGCAAACAAAATCTCTAAAGGGGGTTTTGATCTAGAGGATTTTCGCGATCAGTTGATGCAAATGCAAAAAATGGGTGGCATGGCCAGCCTGATGGATAAGCTGCCGAGCCAAATGGCACAAGCAGCATCTAAAACAAACATGAATGCTGCGGATAAACAAACCAAGCGGATGCGCGGCATCATCGATAGCATGACGCCCCGCGAGCGAACAAAACCAGAACTTCTTAAAGCCAGTCGCAAACGGCGGATTGCCGCTGGCGCAGGTGTTGAAGTGCAAGAAGTCAATCGCCTATTAGCTCAATTTGAGCAAATGCAGACCATGATGAAGCAATTTAAAGGCGGAAAAATGGCTCGCACGATGGCGGCCATGGCGGCCAAAGGAGCCGCCAAAGGGATTGGCGGACTTTTTAAGAAGTAA